TGCTCCATTTCTCATATAACACAAAGTGATTTCAGGGAGCTTGATAGACAGGTTTCCCTGAGAAGATACATGTATCATCAGTCAAAATATCATCCATATCTAAATATTTTAAGTAACATTTTGACTTGCTGCCATTCTGTGCTTTCATCCCAGGTTTGGTACTGGTTATTACCAGATCATGCAGGCTCTAATATTTGCTGTGGAGGAGATTAACGCAGACCCTGAACTCCTTCCTAACATCACACTGGGTTTCCAGATTTTCGATACGTGCACTACTTTAAAAGAAGCAGCAAAAGGTACTCTTTGGATACTGTCAGGAGGACAAGTAATAACTCCCAATTATCACTGCCACAAAGGAGCTCCTCTTGCTGGTATTATTGGTGACTCCGGTTCCACACGATCAATTCTTATGGCCCAGTTCTTGGGACTCTACAGATACCCACAAGTAAGCGAATATAGTTTTGAAAATGGCTTTTGCACAAATGGTCCTTTAACTTTTTAGCACATTGTGCCGTCATAAACGACACGTCCATTCCCAAGTACCAGGGTTAGGCTATGATCTCAGCAAATCCCAATGATTCCTCAAATTTCCCTCTGCATCAAGCCATTGTTGGTGATATTGGATGATAAAGCAAATCCTCTATTTTGAAGCTTAGCTTTTTTGGTATATAAGATATCTTCTCTAGGGGTTTTGATTTAACTCTAAGATTACATTTTCTACCTGAACAATACTCACCTCCCAAATCATAAAGATGTCATCCACAAATCTTAACCAGAGAACCACATATGCTTCGTCCATATGAGCCTGATGATCATAGATATCAGTCCCTTCCCATCATCCCAAATGCAGGCATTCATAGGTAAGGGCAGAGGTGGCTCCCATGGCcgtccccctaatttgcatgtagtGCTTTCAATCATATTGTTTAAAACAAACTTCAATAATTCAAGAAAAAATTCCGAGTGTTCCTGAAATTTTTTTAGACTCCAGCAAAAGCCTGCACACCTTCAAACCCACCTTGTGTGGGATAGAAGAGTACAGACCCTCTACATCAAGGGTTACCAATATTGCTTCACTTCCAATAAGAGTCTTGGACCATTAGTATCTTTAACATAGGACAAAATTGTGTCTAGGAATGGGCGGAGACACAATAGCGACTCACTTTTTCTGCCTCACTCCCAATCCAAGACATTATTGGGCACTCATGGAGTGACCTTAAACTTTTGGGAACTTTGGGGATTGTATAAAATGTTTGAACCATTAGATGTTtaacatacaatacatatactcaaactttttttttttatattttttatttatttatatttttccagtCCAAGGCTCTCTGTAAAGTCTCCTGCAAGCTGCAATTGATATAATTTGTTTGGTCTCTATAAAGTCAAACATACTGATCCATATCTACAAGTTGTCTTCTTACCTCTAACACATGTCTGGGTGGTCTAAATGAGGAGTACAGCTGTACACGCTATTCTGGAAATATACATTTATCTGTAAATAGGTTTTGGATAGGTGTGAATTGCCACAACCAATAGCAgacacgaaaaatgttgggaagtttttatttaatgtggTATATTCTATTGTGAAAGGTCACCAAGTGAGGGTGGAGAAATATGGGGTGattggataaaaagaaaaaaaacaatgaatgttgGGTAGCCCTCGCTGGTGTTGGTAGGAGGGAGCCGACAGCTCACAAAATGTTATGCATTGCCACTCCGTTCTGGAGTTTGCGGTCTGTCCTTCTGGCCTTTTAAGTGGTTGCAAATGCACAGGGCGGACAGTTATACTTAGCGTCCCCCGAAGCATTTCACCATGAATCTTTGGTTTTGGACTTTGACAAACGATCTTCCCCTTCAGTGCCTCGCTTGGCCGAATGGATTTCAAGGCTTGACTCGGTATGTTCTCAGACTTCAGTTCCTTCTATTCCTTGTTGGCTCAGTTGCTTGGACAGACTTCCTTGGTAACAACTCGGCTTTCTCCTGTTCATTGTGAGTTCTATTAACCCTTGCAGGACTGTATCTCATGCTACACTTCTCCTGCTAAAAGACTGTGTTATCATGCTTACTGAACCGCAACACTCATCCTGCTAACAGTTTGTATTTCTGCAACACTATTCCTGCTTAAAAGACTGAGCTAACAACTCTTGCCACACTGTGTATCCTAATCAATGAATgaacacgcactcctgcagccagccgGTGAGGTAAAAATGAAGCTTTATTCCATGCTGCTAAAAGTCACACGTCCTAACACGTAATCATACAGTAGGTACAGATGTGAGTAAAACGTTAAAAGTTTTTAGATCAAAGGATATGAAGTCCGGATTAACCCTACATAGGCTGCAAGAGTTCGTGTTCATTCATTGATGTGTGTTTTCGCCTAAAGCTACGGGATCGGGTCACGGCAGCCGGGCCAACTACCGGACTTGGTGAGTGCGTTATGGGCTGACTTCATTGTAAAAATTGCCAGTTTGTATTGATATATCCCAAGGTGTCGGACCTCTGGGTTTTAACACCCAGGTCACTTCTCCTATTGGGTGAGCTGTAGTTCCACATTGACTTTTGTGGCTATAGAAATTTATGGTTCtgcttttaatatgtttaatggAGTTTTTATGAGGGATTAAAGCCGgctatatttccttttttcttgtttaaaCTGTGTATCCTGCAAAACTATTCTGGCTAAAGACTGTGCTAATACCTTTTACTGACCTGTGTTACCCTACAAGCCAATCCTACCATAGACTGAGTGTTGTTCCTGGGTTGGTCGTACTTGTATTCTCTGCAAGAGGACAAGTACAACCCGACGGACTTGTCTATACCGGTATCCCTGTCAGGTCTGCTCTATGTGCCCCCAGTGGTAACCGCTCACTTACCTTGGTCTAGTCAGCCCTTCCCAGCTGGGTTGGTCGGTCCTCCTCTTGTCCTCGTTCTGGGCATACGGACCTCTGAAAGGGACCTCTGCATCAATTACTTGTGGAAAGAAGTTATCATTAAGATCATGCTTGTCTACTGTGAATATTGCCCGTCTACTGGGTGGTCCGCTGTTCTCTTCAGATGTCCCAAGGACTCTTCTCTCATTGTGTGAACACCTAGAAACCAGAGGTTCATCATTATAAGGTACTTACACTTGTCATGCTACTTAACAATGGATTCATAACTACCAAACATTAAAAATCAAACACAAAAGTGGCATCAGGAAAAGTTCGGATATTTTTATGGGTCATCACAGAACCTCACGCAGGGTGGAAAAAAGTACCTGCAGGTCCCCTGACAACATAGATGTTTAATACTGTGAATAGCCTGTCTGTGAGTAACAATGTTTTTAATGAGACAAAAATAAGGGAACTGTGTTACATAACGATTATAAGCTGGCACCTCAGTTGTGGCTTGGAGTCCTGCACTTGCAATTAGTGGGACTACATGATGATCACAATTGAGATCTGTGAGCCAGAAGTGTGAGTGTGGATTGGGCCGTGACTGAACTATAAATCTCATACTCCAATttaggaaatttaaaaataacagtATAAGAGGGTTATTCTGTTACCAAAAAAGTGGGTATtggtatttatatactgtacatcaaagaACAGTGGATTCAATAAGCAAAAAACTTGAAAGGGAAAGCAAGTTACAAAATATTCACGGGTGCCATTTGCATGTGGTGTGGTGGGAGCTTCCTCCACAAAAACCTTACATTAAAGATATCTCCAATTGTATGTTAATAACTATAATCATGCTCACATTTTCTCATTCTGTTTTACAGATCAGTTATTTTGCCACCAACCCTGTTCTTAGCAATCGGAACCAATTTCCAACTTTTTTCCGTACCATTCCTAGTGATGAATTTCAAATGAGAGGGTTGGCTGAGCTTGTCTCTCATTTTGGTTGGACTTGGATTGGCCTTCTAGCTACAGATGATGACTATGGACAATTTGGAATTCAGATGATGAGAGAAAAATTAACAGACTCCGGAGTTTGTGTGGCTTTTATTGAGACTATCTTACTCGGACAGTCCAACAGAAATGCTCCTCATGTTGTCCGGATCATAAGGGAGTCAACTGCAAAAGTAGTGGTGGTGATAGCCTCTGATTCTGATTTTGTGCTTGTGGTAAACGAGGCACTGAGGCAAAATGTAACAGGAAATATCTGGATAGGCAGTGAAGGCTGGGCAAATTCTGCTCTACTATCTCATGAACTTTTCCAGGTGGTGCTAAAAGGTAGCATTGGTTTTGCTATCCATGGTGGCCGAATGCCAGAATTCACTAGATATCTAAAGAATCTCCACCCATCAAAAGATCTCAGCGACATTTTCATAAGGGAATTCTGGGCAATAACATTTTCTTGTAAGTGGTTAAGCTATGACAATAAAGTAGATTTGATATCCAATGATTCCATTCAAGTTTGTACAGGAACTGAAAATCTACAGAGCCTAATGACTGAAGAAGTTCATAGAGCATCTCTCAATGTCTACAATGCAGTTTATGCAATGGCTTGGGCTCTGCAAGGATTGTTTCATTGTACTTCTGGATATGGACCATTCCATGATGGGACCTGTGTGGATATCTCATCATTGCACCCTTGGCATGTGAGAATCAACTTTTCTTTATAGTAATTAAataacattattgtattattgtgatACAGGCCTTTGTATTTTTGTGTTCCCAGGTTCTTTACTATACTAAAAAAGTAAACTTCAAGGCCAAAGGTGGACTTCAAGTATTTTTTGATGCAAGAGGAAATCCTCCAGCTATCTATGACATTGTGAACTGGCGTGTGAGTGCCAAGGGAGCACTGGAGCAGATTGTCATTGGCAGTTATGACTTGAGTGCTGCAGAGAACTCAATGCAAATAGAAAGAGATGTCATCAGATGGGCCAATAACAACACTCAGGTATGGTAGAAGAAGCAAGCAGCTGGGTGAGGCTAAAAGGAGCACTTATACTAACTTTGAGATCAGAAAACCAgtgaaaaatatacagtagatgtctATAGCTCTTGTTTCAGAGAGCATATTAAATTCCTTTACCTTTACAGAGTgccattttttatgttacttacAATTTGTACTCTCAAGATTTTGCAAATTATCAAGGATGATGGCATATGGGGTTTAAttaagaagctgctcggatgagtagtgaaagtctataatgattactcagcaagtccagttgttttagaattgcttatattagatataccataacCTAGATGATTGAAAATCTTAATTGTCATACGGCATATGGGGTTGTTTTCCAGTTGGCATTTTTAACTGACCCAAGTTACCTTCACTTGAAAGCAAAACAAGTTGTTTTGGACTGAAAGACACAACTAATgatgttatttttcatttcttattcaAGGCAATGGAATGCACCAAGGGCTAATTTCAGATGCTCTTCAGATGGCTTTAGGGCCCTGCTCATAAACTGCCCTATTGACCAAAGTCTCCTATTTTCTTCACTTAAAGATCATTAACTTGAGAGATGAAAGcccaattttgcctctttataggtccctggtaaggcctcacagtgcagttttgggctccaggtCTTACGAAGAATGTACAAAGATGTGCAACCAAATTGGAAAtgg
Above is a genomic segment from Xenopus laevis strain J_2021 chromosome 3L, Xenopus_laevis_v10.1, whole genome shotgun sequence containing:
- the LOC108710439 gene encoding extracellular calcium-sensing receptor → MKRRALFGWKYHELSLGQVELEVALIHAGRDSYKAVCYLGLERQRFGTGYYQIMQALIFAVEEINADPELLPNITLGFQIFDTCTTLKEAAKGTLWILSGGQVITPNYHCHKGAPLAGIIGDSGSTRSILMAQFLGLYRYPQISYFATNPVLSNRNQFPTFFRTIPSDEFQMRGLAELVSHFGWTWIGLLATDDDYGQFGIQMMREKLTDSGVCVAFIETILLGQSNRNAPHVVRIIRESTAKVVVVIASDSDFVLVVNEALRQNVTGNIWIGSEGWANSALLSHELFQVVLKGSIGFAIHGGRMPEFTRYLKNLHPSKDLSDIFIREFWAITFSCKWLSYDNKVDLISNDSIQVCTGTENLQSLMTEEVHRASLNVYNAVYAMAWALQGLFHCTSGYGPFHDGTCVDISSLHPWHVLYYTKKVNFKAKGGLQVFFDARGNPPAIYDIVNWRVSAKGALEQIVIGSYDLSAAENSMQIERDVIRWANNNTQVPQSMCSPSCASGFRKVLITGNPLCCYECARCPQGQISNQTDAVECLPCSWDTWPNLQQDRCLPRPTEFLSYEEPLGYILAAIASTSSIIPLFISVVFISYNKTPIVRANNYSLSCLLLLSLFLCFLCSLWFIGYPQPENCLLRQVAFGMVFALCISCVLAKTITVVIAFNATKPGSRLRKWTGVKVSYCVIVLCSFLQIILCAFWLIFSPPFSELDTDTKPGVIIVNCNEGSLTAFWCMLGYLGLLATISFIVAFLARRLPDSFNEAKFITFSMLAFLSVWVSFIPAYLSAKGMYTVAMEVFAILSSTWAVVICIFVPKCFIVLFRPRMNSREHLMSKGSVQK